A genomic stretch from Ovis canadensis isolate MfBH-ARS-UI-01 breed Bighorn chromosome 5, ARS-UI_OviCan_v2, whole genome shotgun sequence includes:
- the CNOT8 gene encoding CCR4-NOT transcription complex subunit 8 isoform X2, with the protein MPAALVENSQVICEVWASNLEEEMRKIREIVLSYSYIAMDTEFPGVVVRPIGEFRSSIDYQYQLLRCNVDLLKIIQLGLTFTNEKGEYPSGINTWQFNFKFNLTEDMYSQDSIDLLANSGLQFQKHEEEGIDTLHFAELLMTSGVVLCDNVKWLSFHSGYDFGYMVKLLTDSRLPEEEHEFFHILNLFFPSIYDVKYLMKSCKNLKGGLQEVADQLDLQRIGRQHQAGSDSLLTGMAFFRMKEGFSVLFCSCFLRTVLMMPNTVGGSMA; encoded by the exons ATGCCTGCGGCACTTGTGGAGAACAGCCAGGTCATCTGTGAAGTCTGGGCCAGCAATCTGGAAGAAGAGATGAGGAAGATCCGAGAAATTGTGCTCAGTTACAGTTATATTGCCATG GACACAGAATTTCCAGGTGTTGTGGTACGACCCATTGGTGAATTTCGTAGTTCTATAGATTACCAGTATCAGCTCTTACGGTGCAATGttgaccttttaaaaatcatccaGCTGGGCCTTACATTCACAAATGAGAAGGGAGAATATCCTTCTGGAATCAACACCTGGCAGTTCAACTTCAAATTCAACCTTAC AGAGGACATGTACTCCCAGGATTCCATAGATCTCCTTGCTAACTCAGGACTGCAGTTTCAGAAGCATGAAGAGGAAGGGATTGACACACTGCACTTTGCAGAGCTGCTTATGACATCTGGGGTGGTTCTCTGTGACAACGTCAAATGGCTCTCATTTCACAG TGGCTATGATTTTGGCTACATGGTAAAGTTGCTAACAGATTCTCGTTTGCCAGAAGAAGAACATGAATTCTTTCATATTCTGAATCTTTTCTTCCCATCCATTTATGATGTCAAATACCTGATGAAGAGTTGTAAAAATCTTAAG GGAGGTCTTCAGGAAGTTGCTGATCAGTTGGATTTGCAGAGAATTGGAAGGCAGCACCAGGCAGGCTCAGACTCACTGTTGACGGGAATGGCATTCTTCAGGATGAAAGAG GGGTTCTCTGTCCTGTTCTGCAGTTGTTTTTTGAGGACAGTATTGATGATGCCAAATACTGTGGGCGGCTCTATGGCCTAG
- the CNOT8 gene encoding CCR4-NOT transcription complex subunit 8 isoform X3, whose protein sequence is MYSQDSIDLLANSGLQFQKHEEEGIDTLHFAELLMTSGVVLCDNVKWLSFHSGYDFGYMVKLLTDSRLPEEEHEFFHILNLFFPSIYDVKYLMKSCKNLKGGLQEVADQLDLQRIGRQHQAGSDSLLTGMAFFRMKELFFEDSIDDAKYCGRLYGLGTGVAQKQNEDVDSAQEKMSILAIINNMQQ, encoded by the exons ATGTACTCCCAGGATTCCATAGATCTCCTTGCTAACTCAGGACTGCAGTTTCAGAAGCATGAAGAGGAAGGGATTGACACACTGCACTTTGCAGAGCTGCTTATGACATCTGGGGTGGTTCTCTGTGACAACGTCAAATGGCTCTCATTTCACAG TGGCTATGATTTTGGCTACATGGTAAAGTTGCTAACAGATTCTCGTTTGCCAGAAGAAGAACATGAATTCTTTCATATTCTGAATCTTTTCTTCCCATCCATTTATGATGTCAAATACCTGATGAAGAGTTGTAAAAATCTTAAG GGAGGTCTTCAGGAAGTTGCTGATCAGTTGGATTTGCAGAGAATTGGAAGGCAGCACCAGGCAGGCTCAGACTCACTGTTGACGGGAATGGCATTCTTCAGGATGAAAGAG TTGTTTTTTGAGGACAGTATTGATGATGCCAAATACTGTGGGCGGCTCTATGGCCTAGGCACGGGAGTGGCCCAGAAGCAGAATGAGGATGTGGACTCTgcccaggagaagatgagcatcCTGGCGATCATCAACAACATGCAGCAGTGA
- the CNOT8 gene encoding CCR4-NOT transcription complex subunit 8 isoform X1, translating into MPAALVENSQVICEVWASNLEEEMRKIREIVLSYSYIAMDTEFPGVVVRPIGEFRSSIDYQYQLLRCNVDLLKIIQLGLTFTNEKGEYPSGINTWQFNFKFNLTEDMYSQDSIDLLANSGLQFQKHEEEGIDTLHFAELLMTSGVVLCDNVKWLSFHSGYDFGYMVKLLTDSRLPEEEHEFFHILNLFFPSIYDVKYLMKSCKNLKGGLQEVADQLDLQRIGRQHQAGSDSLLTGMAFFRMKELFFEDSIDDAKYCGRLYGLGTGVAQKQNEDVDSAQEKMSILAIINNMQQ; encoded by the exons ATGCCTGCGGCACTTGTGGAGAACAGCCAGGTCATCTGTGAAGTCTGGGCCAGCAATCTGGAAGAAGAGATGAGGAAGATCCGAGAAATTGTGCTCAGTTACAGTTATATTGCCATG GACACAGAATTTCCAGGTGTTGTGGTACGACCCATTGGTGAATTTCGTAGTTCTATAGATTACCAGTATCAGCTCTTACGGTGCAATGttgaccttttaaaaatcatccaGCTGGGCCTTACATTCACAAATGAGAAGGGAGAATATCCTTCTGGAATCAACACCTGGCAGTTCAACTTCAAATTCAACCTTAC AGAGGACATGTACTCCCAGGATTCCATAGATCTCCTTGCTAACTCAGGACTGCAGTTTCAGAAGCATGAAGAGGAAGGGATTGACACACTGCACTTTGCAGAGCTGCTTATGACATCTGGGGTGGTTCTCTGTGACAACGTCAAATGGCTCTCATTTCACAG TGGCTATGATTTTGGCTACATGGTAAAGTTGCTAACAGATTCTCGTTTGCCAGAAGAAGAACATGAATTCTTTCATATTCTGAATCTTTTCTTCCCATCCATTTATGATGTCAAATACCTGATGAAGAGTTGTAAAAATCTTAAG GGAGGTCTTCAGGAAGTTGCTGATCAGTTGGATTTGCAGAGAATTGGAAGGCAGCACCAGGCAGGCTCAGACTCACTGTTGACGGGAATGGCATTCTTCAGGATGAAAGAG TTGTTTTTTGAGGACAGTATTGATGATGCCAAATACTGTGGGCGGCTCTATGGCCTAGGCACGGGAGTGGCCCAGAAGCAGAATGAGGATGTGGACTCTgcccaggagaagatgagcatcCTGGCGATCATCAACAACATGCAGCAGTGA